Proteins encoded within one genomic window of Candidatus Obscuribacter sp.:
- a CDS encoding ribonuclease E inhibitor RraB, with the protein MTSAKDQQDNDPKSKESKISERKDRMEAKKEIEHTFFCETKESAHSLGAELTLLGHQVGEIEECDEEDQEGFYLETTELTTMSEAAANAANLNSLAEEFECVYDGWGVSMD; encoded by the coding sequence ATGACATCGGCTAAAGACCAACAGGACAACGACCCCAAATCAAAAGAGAGCAAGATATCCGAACGTAAAGATCGGATGGAAGCGAAAAAAGAAATCGAGCATACATTCTTTTGTGAGACCAAAGAGTCTGCTCATTCGCTTGGTGCTGAGCTGACTTTGCTTGGCCATCAGGTGGGCGAAATCGAAGAATGTGATGAAGAAGATCAGGAAGGCTTTTATCTCGAAACCACCGAACTTACAACAATGAGTGAAGCTGCTGCAAATGCTGCCAACCTCAATAGTTTGGCTGAAGAATTTGAGTGTGTTTATGACGGCTGGGGCGTCTCCATGGATTAG
- a CDS encoding formate--tetrahydrofolate ligase — protein sequence MPVDLTNQLTDVEIAANTKLRPVKDVASDLGLTEDDLESYGKYKAKISYSSLSRILSDKKLSRGKLILVTAITPTKSGEGKTTVTIGLTQALRERGVKAAAALREPSMGPVFGQKGGGTGGGYSQIVPMDDINLHFTGDLHAISSANNLLAALIDNHLHFGNVLNIDPTTITFKRAIDINERSLRSIIEGVGGKSNGVLRETGFDITAASEIMALTCLSDSFDDLKKRLAAIVIGRDTAGKPVTAEMLGAQEAMAIILKDAIKPNLVQTIDGTPAFVHGGPFANIAHGTSSVLSSRLALKLADYVVTEAGFGADLGFEKFCDIVAAARPELVPDAVVLVVTVKAVKLHGGIDEKSLKNVTRENQAAHLEAIEKGFANAERHASVIQSFGLPVVIAVNRFTTDLDSEVDKVLDLCQSRKLTACAVNVWGEGGMGGLPLADAILACPAVESFTPAYNQNDTIVEKLDKIARTVYGAYRVVLTDEALKKLKWLEKNGFDKLPVCVAKTQYSFSDDPAKICAPTGFTLTVRELRLSSGAGFVVALTGEIMTMPGLPKVPSSTNMQIDSQGKIKRFY from the coding sequence ATGCCAGTCGACCTCACAAACCAGCTCACCGACGTAGAAATCGCCGCTAACACAAAACTTAGACCGGTTAAGGATGTGGCAAGTGATCTGGGCTTGACCGAGGATGATTTGGAGAGCTATGGCAAATACAAAGCCAAGATAAGCTATAGCTCTCTCAGTCGCATACTCTCTGACAAAAAATTGAGCCGCGGCAAACTGATACTGGTCACTGCCATCACTCCCACCAAAAGTGGCGAGGGCAAAACCACAGTAACAATTGGATTAACTCAGGCTCTGCGTGAGCGCGGTGTTAAAGCCGCCGCTGCTTTGCGCGAGCCCTCGATGGGACCTGTTTTTGGTCAAAAGGGTGGTGGTACTGGTGGTGGTTACTCTCAGATAGTACCAATGGACGATATCAACCTGCATTTTACAGGTGATCTCCATGCTATTTCGTCAGCCAACAATCTACTGGCTGCATTGATCGATAATCACTTACATTTTGGTAATGTACTCAATATCGATCCCACCACAATCACTTTTAAACGCGCTATCGACATCAATGAGCGCAGTCTGCGCAGCATCATCGAAGGCGTTGGTGGCAAAAGCAATGGAGTTTTGCGAGAGACCGGTTTTGATATCACTGCTGCCTCCGAGATAATGGCGCTCACCTGTCTATCTGATAGTTTTGATGATCTCAAAAAACGACTGGCAGCCATTGTTATTGGTCGCGATACTGCTGGCAAGCCAGTAACAGCTGAGATGCTCGGTGCTCAAGAAGCCATGGCTATTATCCTAAAAGATGCTATCAAGCCTAATCTAGTGCAGACAATTGATGGCACTCCCGCCTTTGTCCACGGTGGACCATTTGCCAATATCGCCCATGGTACATCCAGTGTGCTCTCCTCTCGACTGGCTCTCAAGCTCGCTGATTATGTGGTGACCGAGGCTGGCTTTGGCGCCGATCTTGGCTTTGAAAAGTTTTGCGATATCGTGGCTGCCGCTAGACCAGAGCTCGTGCCTGATGCCGTGGTGCTCGTCGTCACAGTAAAAGCAGTCAAATTGCATGGCGGTATCGACGAAAAATCACTCAAAAATGTCACCCGCGAAAATCAAGCAGCTCATCTGGAAGCAATCGAAAAAGGCTTCGCTAATGCCGAACGTCATGCCTCGGTGATTCAGTCTTTTGGCTTACCTGTGGTCATTGCTGTCAATAGATTTACTACCGATCTAGATAGCGAAGTAGATAAAGTCCTGGATCTCTGCCAGAGTCGTAAACTGACAGCCTGTGCTGTCAATGTCTGGGGTGAAGGGGGCATGGGTGGCTTGCCTCTAGCTGACGCCATCCTGGCCTGTCCGGCTGTGGAGAGTTTTACTCCTGCTTATAATCAAAACGACACTATCGTCGAAAAACTAGATAAAATTGCCCGCACTGTATATGGTGCTTACCGGGTGGTACTGACTGACGAAGCTCTCAAAAAATTGAAGTGGCTCGAAAAAAATGGCTTTGATAAATTGCCAGTCTGTGTTGCTAAAACACAGTATTCTTTTAGTGACGACCCTGCCAAAATTTGCGCTCCCACAGGCTTTACCCTCACCGTACGAGAGTTGAGACTATCTAGTGGTGCAGGATTTGTTGTCGCATTGACTGGCGAGATTATGACCATGCCGGGTCTGCCCAAAGTACCGTCATCCACCAATATGCAAATAGACTCCCAGGGCAAAATTAAGCGGTTTTATTAG